A stretch of the Uranotaenia lowii strain MFRU-FL chromosome 3, ASM2978415v1, whole genome shotgun sequence genome encodes the following:
- the LOC129753156 gene encoding uncharacterized protein LOC129753156 gives MDQSSIYMLTRYQRPGYDTLHNNSMVLDSASVINTASASLLDGMTLNGVSQRNGIRNSQNRTLDLVFSDDSILISPIIEVSNVVVPIDGYHPPLEFEISFPCPIDFVENFDASARDFNRADFDTMNRILSGVDWSDLQSCTDVNVAVDTLRTILDDAFENTVPLVRPPLRPPWTNAHLKRLKKIRSKLLRKFSNSRCPFVKSKLNAATKKYRIYNRICYRRYVDRTQSELRRNPKKFWKFVNSKRKESGLPATLQLNNRIAKSPAEKCYLFATHFASVFSDKSPSASQSNAAVTRLPVDVLDLDVFAVSEEMVSEAIINLKNSTSAGQDGIPAGVTSLAACSKVFEKIVNNVMFSACRNWISENQHGFVPKRSVTSNLMVFTSFCISNMDDGKQIDAIYTDISAAFDSVNHDILLKKLHRLGFSERMCAWIRSYLTDRRLAVKIGSAESSDFIPKSGVPQGSNLGPLLFTLFCNDINLLLTGCGVLLYADDLKIFLVINSQSDCLELQRFLDTVVNWCANNLLVLSVAKCCIITFGRRKNPFVYDYNVMGEQLHRVEEIKDLGVLLDSRMTFKRHYSKVLEKANRMLGFIIRLSKEFTDPVCLRALYCCLVRSILESANLVWWPFEAAWTARFEAIQRRFVRYAFRELPWENPLNLPPYAQRCALLGLHTLSDRRSIGQSLFVAKILRNEIDCSWLLSRCNIYAPERTLRNRNWLSLEPRRIELKSTDSLSDTLPIGPIEFNSLLDYTADGAYLALINSALFAPG, from the exons ATGGATCAGTCATCGATTTACATGTTGACGCGTTATCAGCGGCCAGGCTACGACACTCTGCAT AACAACAGCATGGTGTTAGATTCTGCTTCAGTGATAAATACAGCTAGTGCTTCACTCTTGGATGGAATGACACTCAATGGAGTAAGTCAACGAAACGGGATACGAAACTCTCAAAATCGTACGCTGGATTTGGTTTTCTCGGATGATTCTATTTTGATTAGCCCCATAATCGAAGTCAGCAATGTCGTTGTCCCTATAGACGGGTACCACCCTCCGTTggagttcgaaatttcattccCGTGTCCCATCGATTTTGTTGAGAATTTCGATGCATCAGCTCGTGACTTCAATCGTGCGGATTTTGATACCATGAACCGTATTCTGTCTGGAGTTGACTGGTCTGATCTTCAAAGTTGTACTGACGTAAATGTGGCTGTTGATACATTGAGAACAATTCTGGATGACGCTTTTGAGAATACCGTTCCCCTGGTGCGACCTCCTCTCCGACCCCCTTGGACTAATGCTCACTTGAAGCGGCTGAAAAAGATACGTTCAAAATTGCTGCGGAAGTTTAGTAACTCCAGATGTCCATTCGTCAAAAGCAAGTTGAACGCTGCGACTAAGAAATACCGAATATACAATCGAATTTGCTATCGCCGTTATGTGGATCGCACTCAGAGTGAGCTTCGTCGTAATccaaaaaagttctggaaatttgtGAACTCCAAACGGAAGGAGTCCGGGCTTCCAGCTACACTCCAATTGAACAACCGTATTGCCAAGTCACCTGCTGAAAAATGCTATCTTTTTGCGACTCACTTCGCTAGTGTTTTTTCAGATAAGTCGCCATCTGCCAGTCAATCGAATGCTGCCGTAACCCGACTACCTGTCGATGTGCTCGATCTGGATGTTTTTGCTGTTAGCGAGGAAATGGTTTCAGAAGCtatcattaatttgaaaaattcgacttCAGCCGGACAGGACGGAATACCGGC aggtgtcacatcgctagctgcctgctcgaaggtatTTGAGAAGATCGTCAACAATGTCATGTTTTCAGCTTGccggaactggatctctgagaACCAGCATGGATTTGTTCCTAAACGCTCGGTAACTTCAAACCTGATGGTTTTCACATCCTTCTGCATATCAAATATGGATGACGGCAAACAAATCGATGCGATATATACCGATATTTCGGCGGCATTTGATTCTGTAAACCACGATATTctgctgaaaaaattgcatcgaTTGGGGTTTTCCGAACGAATGTGCGCGTGGATTAGAAGCTACCTAACGGATCGTCGATTGGCTGTTAAAATTGGTTCTGCTGAATCCTCTGACTTTATTCCAAAGTCCGGGGTACCCCAAGGCAGCAATTTGGGTCCTTTACTGTTTACGCTGTTCTGTAATGACATCAATTTGTTGCTCACTGGGTGTGGAGTTTTGCTGTATGCGgatgacttaaaaatattcCTAGTCATAAACAGCCAATCTGACTGCCTCGAGTTGCAACGCTTCTTAGACACAGTTGTGAACTGGTGCGCTAACAATTTACTTGTCTTGAGTGTTGCGAAATGCTGTATTATCACATTTGGGCGCAGGAAAAATCCCTTTGTGTATGATTACAATGTTATGGGCGAGCAGTTGCATCGTGTTGAGGAGATTaaggatcttggcgttttgTTGGACAGTCGAATGACTTTTAAGCGGCATTACTCTAAGGTACTCGAGAAGGCTAACCGTATGCTGGGATTTATCATACGTCTGAGCAAAGAATTCACAGATCCGGTCTGcttgcgagctctgtattgctgtcTGGTGCGATCAATACTGGAATCCGCGAATCTTGTatggtggccttttgaagccgcaTGGACAGCacgttttgaagcaattcaacgtcGGTTCGTACGTTACGCTTTTCGAGAGCTACCTTGGGAGAATCCTTTGAATTTACCGCCATACGCACAACGTTGTGCCCTGCTTGGACTTCATACGCTGTCGGATCgtcgttccatcggtcaatcgctGTTCGTGGCAAAAATTCTTCGGAACGAAATTGATTGCTCCTGGCTACTTTCtcgctgtaatatttatgcGCCAGAACGAACTCTACGAAATAGAAACTGGTTATCCCTGGAACCGAGAA gaatcgaactcaagtCTACTGATtccctctccgacaccttaccaataggcccaATCGAGttcaattcgctgctagattatacggcagatgGTGCttatcttgccctgattaatagtGCTCTATTCGCCCCAGGTTaa
- the LOC129757222 gene encoding luciferin 4-monooxygenase-like: MRSPLNSLTFYDPSTRTWRGTLVPPLYNPHQSLGRVILQALDRYPEKIAQIHAESDTKLTYGEMKLRTVRMAQNLSLLGYEKGDTLTLVAANSEHVVPLVYACLTLGITINPLEVTLPRVGLAHMMKTVKPSVVFCEQNSLGEVEAAIDMNGLKVKVFVIGERVKGYKHVEDLLVETGEEAQFVPAGIEDATKHVAVILTTSGSTGPPKAVCLTHAVCIAHMIVPEHLKTVINHPQARQTDLSSVKRCLSGGAHVSVELKRNTEQLISGVDFMIAYGYTELAGVIALSDKGYYKEGCTGVLYPYCQGKIVDDLGKTLDIGEAGELLIKTAYTFLRYENNKKATDETLDAEGWLHTGDIGRFDEDGFLYLIDRKKDIIRYNGHIISPNEIENVIQSVPGVLVVCVAAIAVNGQDVPAAFVLKSEGSNLEEKHIVQAVEQKLPSHCQLRGGVHFVEHIPFTMTGKKHRVGMLDLLQQKKSESRQ; this comes from the exons ATGCGTTCCCCGCTTAATTCTCTCACTTTCTACGATCCTTCAACGCGAACATGGAGAGGAACACTGGTACCTCCACTATACAATCCACATCAATCACTTGGAAGAGTAATACTCCAAGCATTGGATAGATATCCGGAGAAGATTGCTCAAATCCATGCAGAAAGTGACACCAAGCTAACGTACGGAGAAATGAAGCTCAGGACAGTTCGGATGGCACAGAACTTGAGCTTGCTGGGTTACGAGAAAGGCGATACGTTGACACTGGTGGCTGCTAATAGTGAACATGTCGTTCCACTTGTTTACGCATGTTTGACCCTGGGGATAACTATCAATCCGTTGGAAGTGACTCTGCCGAGAGTTGGGCTTGCTCACATGATGAAAACGGTGAAACCGAGCGTTGTGTTTTGTGAACAGAACTCTTTGGGAGAAGTTGAAGCGGCAATTGATATGAACGGTTTAAAGGTTAAAGTGTTCGTTATAGGTGAACGAGTCAAAGGATACAAACATGTCGAAGATCTTCTAGTCGAGACCGGTGAGGAAGCGCAATTTGTCCCTGCTGGAATCGAAGATGCAACGAAACATGTTGCGGTGATCCTTACAACTTCGGGTAGTACTGGACCTCCGAAAGCTGTGTGTCTGACACATGCCGTTTGCATTGCACATATGATAG TTCCGGAACACCTGAAAACTGTCATCAATCATCCACAGGCTCGTCAAACAGATTTGTCCAGTGTCAAGCGCTGTCTTAGTGGTGGAGCTCACGTTTCGGTTGAACTTAAAAGAAATACTGAACAGCTTATTTCTGGTGTTGACTTTATGATAGCCTATGGATACACCGAACTTGCAGGTGTTATTGCACTTTCAGATAAAGGTTATTACAAAGAAGGCTGCACAGGCGTCCTTTACCCATACTGTCAAGGAAAAATTGTTGATGACCTTGGAAAAACATTGGATATCGGCGAAGCGGGAGAGCTTCTCATCAAAACGGCTTACACTTTCCTGCGATACGAAAACAACAAGAAAGCGACTGATGAAACACTAGACGCCGAAGGTTGGCTACATACCGGAGACATTGGACGGTTCGATGAAGATGGTTTCCTTTATCTGATCGATCGGAAGAAAGACATTATTCGTTACAACGGCCACATCATATCGCCGAACGAAATCGAAAACGTGATCCAGTCCGTTCCAGGGGTTCTGGTCGTGTGCGTTGCAGCAATCGCTGTAAACGGACAAGACGTGCCGGCAGCTTTTGTGCTGAAATCCGAGGGATCCAACCTAGAAGAGAAACATATCGTACAAGCAGTCGAGCAGAAACTTCCGAGCCATTGTCAACTGCGGGGTGGAGTGCACTTCGTCGAACACATTCCCTTTACTATGACCGGAAAGAAGCACCGAGTAGGAATGTTGGATTTGTTGCAGCAGAAAAAATCGGAAAGCAGGCAGTGA